Proteins co-encoded in one Actinomadura luteofluorescens genomic window:
- a CDS encoding cupin domain-containing protein, producing MHYLATGESTGGQYGLYRWDMGAEPGRGAGAHFHRTMSESFFVLSGTVALYDGDRWVDASPGDFLFVPPGGIHAFDNPRGAASMLVLFAPGAPREAYFEELAEIVESGRRLSEQEWTDLYHRHDQYMV from the coding sequence GTGCACTACCTGGCCACGGGCGAGTCCACGGGCGGGCAGTACGGGCTGTACCGGTGGGACATGGGAGCCGAACCCGGCCGCGGCGCGGGCGCCCACTTCCACAGGACGATGTCGGAGTCGTTCTTCGTCCTGTCCGGCACCGTCGCCCTCTACGACGGGGACCGCTGGGTCGACGCCTCGCCGGGAGACTTCCTCTTCGTCCCGCCGGGCGGGATCCACGCGTTCGACAACCCGCGAGGGGCGGCTTCGATGCTGGTCCTGTTCGCCCCCGGCGCTCCCCGCGAGGCCTACTTCGAGGAACTGGCCGAGATCGTGGAGAGCGGGCGGCGGCTCAGCGAGCAGGAGTGGACCGACCTCTACCACCGCCACGACCAGTACATGGTGTGA